CCCTGTAAGGCttaaaatgtattggtattgctactttttattactcgtctttctattcaggcctctcctattcatattccagtctcttcaagttgggccctagcaaccagattgctgaaattgcaaactgaagagctgctgaataaaaacccccaaaaaaacaaaaacaaataataagaaatgtaaacccattgcaaattgtcttagaatatccctctctacatcaaccCTTTTAATATGACATACTGGGATTACAGTAGAAAGAAAAGAAGTGCCAAGTAAAAGGACAGAAAATAAAGAGATACCAACTGTATACAAATATTAAGAAACATGAAGGGAAAGAGTTGCTCTAATAATATATgcacttataaataaatacaaatacataaaaacactGAAATCAATTGCAATAAAGCCTCCATTGGACCAACAGACAAAACCTGCAATATTTAAGTATACACAATGCATATATGTTAACTGGCAGATATGAAATACAAAATTCACGTGTTTGTGACAAATAGGATGTAATTGGGTTATTCACGTGTGAATTAAGTTAATATATTATTACTCCCTTTGTATTAGTTTCCCTTCTTGCGGTGAAAGTACAGCCATCTATGGAAATAGTAGTTGCCAACTTATATATGTTCTTGCCACTACTATAAAATTATAGTAACACaggtaaaggaaaataaatagttGTATTCATTTATTGAACAAACTTAGAAACATATATATGCacgggcagggccgccatcaggggggacaggggggactacTGTCTCGGGCCCGGATGATTTGGggtgttaaggggggcccggccatgctgcacttacttgcagaGCGGCCCCTGCCATCAGTTAGCTGCAGATTTTGGAAGGGAGGGCTGGAGCTCCTCTGATTCGCTATGAAGTATACAGTGTCCCTGTAAAGCCGCATTGGGATTGGATGGGGCCCtgggcaaatatatattttttaataacttgtaggggccctggccaaatgttttttttaataacttgtaggggccctggccaaatgttttttttaataacttgtaggggccctggccaaatgttttttttaataacttgtaggggccctggccaaatgtttttttttaataacttgtagggaccctggccaaatatgttttttaataacttgtagggaccctcgccaaatatgtttttaataacttgtaggggccctggtcaaatgtttttttttaataacttgtaggggccctggccaaattttttttttaataacttgtaggggtcctggccaccaatgttttttcttaaacttgAAGGGtgtccttggccaccaatttttttcttaaacttgtaGGGTGTCCTTACCATcaaaacttgtagggggtcctgggcaccaaagttcttgtagggggggcacttaatgttttaacgcttgtgtcttgtgtggccttcatactgatgggtaagggagggaggcccagaaaattttgctgtgcggggccccgtgatttctgatggcagccctgtgcaCAGGCATCATATACAGCACCCTTACAAAAACTGTAACAGGATTAGTCAAGTGGGCACCGTTCTTGGGGTTGGGTTATTGGGGCACAGCAGTTGGAAAATGTTATTTGGGTACAATGGTGGAACGTGAACCTGCGCATGATAGCAAGATCAGCTGAGAATAGCTCATGGATAGATAAATGAGCATAATGAGTTGAAATATGAAAATGTGGTTACAACAAGTACAAAATCTAAGATAATCAGTAAGGTGTAGCAAGTGGATTCATTATACATTTGCTGGCATCGATTGTTTTCAGTAGGGCACCTTAGCTATCCACTTATTTGCGCTTATgttcatatgtgtgtgtataaaaatagACACCTTTTGTTGAAACAGTAGCCTTTATTGGCCAATAGCATAAAAAGGTAGACACACCCAGACTGAGTagcagtatttaaatataaaagtgcTTCAATAAATGACAAAACAAAACACCTACTTACAATGCTAAAGGTTGTAGTATGAGTGTATCATACTACAGAACAGAAAACACTCAGGACCAGTGGAGGCACAGGTTTAAACTTAAGCCTCAAAGAACCTCTTTAAGGGTCAGAAAAAGATCCTTGTGGTTGTCAGTACGAACCTGTAATGCCATGTGATAGAGCAGAACAATACCATGCCTAGCAGTGTAAAGCTTCACTGGGAGTACCATAGCACTCACTAGACTAACCAATCATTAGCAGTCTGTGATATAACTAATGTTCTTACAATCAGTTCTACTGGGATATGAATGCATGTTTAACCTCTACAAAAAGAATGAAGACCTTCACATGACAATCAAATGTCTTTCTGAGACTAAATGTCACTGACTGGTGTGTACAGCCCCTGGAGAATCATTTTGTGTTGCCTTCGCAGCAGAACATCAGTGTGTTTTCTCTCCTGCAAtctatacataatatacattgcACATTCCCTCTAGGTGGATTTTACTGGCCCTAGGAAGCTAAACATCtagatatatgtataatatagtataaaatgtaaaaagtgctaTGAAATTATATACAATTTAGATAATAAAATTTAGCCTTATTTTATTACTGCAATTGTTTTACCATAAATTACATTTGGAAATTACATTTGTGTAAGACTGTACGATAAATATAGAAACACcctatgtatatacatacacatatatatcatgCATCTAAAAGACTTGTATATTTAGGAATACCTACAGTTAACATGCAGGGTTGGTCCCTTCCTCTGTATTCATCTGCGAAGACGCAGGATTTTATGTCATAAAATCAGGGATTCGGCTCCTACACACTCACTCTCAAGCTTTAACCATCATTCTTTCCCCATGCCCCCACCTCTTCTTTCGCCGCCTCCTTATTCCTGTTATTCTAGTTGATGATGTCATCCAGCAGCATATAATGAACCACCAATGACTAAGCTGCTGCATCTTAAAGGGCCAATATCAAATGACTATATCACAGCTGAAGGCTGGGTGGTGGGTTTCACAGAAAATTGGAAAATTACCTAAATTCATACATTAAAAAGATGCTTTAAAAAGCATCAAATCTTTACTAAGCTTTGCAGGTACTAGTCATTTGGACATGTATTCACATATTGCTTGTGTCCAGCAAAATCTGGCTTGAGAAAATAAGACACTTGCTTGATACACCAACACcatacaaatagggttgccacctggccagtattttaccggcctggccggtaaaatttatggttgatcccaatgttattaatagggaaagaagataaatatataggaaggccggtattttttttacagaaaaggtggcaaccctacatacaaaTTATGATGACTTCATCGGTAATGTAAGCAAAGTTTTTCTCCAGGTCTAGTAGCCTATACCAGCCAATCAATGGGTACAATTTACTGGCctcatgtttaaaagcaaatggattgctatgggttactagacccatattattacattaatactaaatgtaaaaagtaaatgaATTAGCCACGATGGCATATTAAATGGTGTCAGCTTTAGCCTTTTCATGACAGTGACTGTGGTACTTAAATCGGAGTATTGTATTTGCACCCAAACTACATTAGGTTTTGCttcatatatactgaatttaagAATTAGGCACAAATTAGAGGCTCAGGGACCCCACTCATCTTGTTTCCCCCTAAACTGTACGTCCAAGATACGGCCGAGTATACAAGTAGTATTCATTTCTCGCCATGACAGAAATAAGAAGCCAGGCATTTTtgtgaactacagttcccagcctCCTTAGTCAGCCACTGACAGGATTgaatggaagttgtagttcagtaaaagCTACACGATGACACTAAAGATAGTCACTTCAAGGCGCAACAACCCCTCACTGAAAAACACTGACAAAACAATTACGTTCGTCATTACACTACGCCCAAACCACTTATCCCAATCGTGACTTGCAGGCGGCACAATTTGGCTTACTCTGATGACGTCTCTTCTGTGCCGCCATGTTGGTACTCCCGTAACCTGAGATCGCGTCCATCTTGGTGCTCACTGTAATCATGCCGGGGATAACCGAGAAGGAGTCGGAGTTGTCAGAGCGTATAGAGGCTTTTGTGGCTGAGTTGAAGCGAGGCGGAGGGCGACCAAGTTCCGATGAAACGGCTAGAGAAACAGTGGGGCTGCTGCGGCGCATAATAGCGCAGGCTCGGTGGGGAAATGCTGGTGAGGCCTCCTGGCAGACCTGTGCTGTTTTCATTATGGTCACATAACATTGTATGAATGAGGCCGTTCAGCTTTTTATCTGTCTAGGTCTGATGTTGTTCAGTTTGTACCAGACAGTAGCCTTTACCTGAAATGAAGGCCTATAAATACTCACTATCCGCCTATGTCTATCATCAGCCAGATAACTAGGTCTTGCCTTACCTGTTTTCTTATAAATACTGCACTGAAAACTTGTATAGTTGTATGTGTACTCTGTTGTCTTATTTATACGTTTTACTCCCAGTCTGTTTAGCCTTTGCCATAAAAAGTTCAAATATGTACAGTAGTGTGTAGACATAGAAATGTCATTTTGAATGAACGCGAATGCTGAAATATGTAGCTAAGACAAAGTACAGTATCTTTTTATacctctttttttcttctctctctctcagcttcACATTTCAGCATTCAGACCCCATTACAATTATTTCCTGTTTGTACTAATTTTATGGCCAGAGGCAGGTAGCACAGCAGCTAAATAGTGCACAAGATACTGTGTACAAGAGCATCACTAAGACTTGGGCAAATCTCCACCTGGTAATCGGCAATCATTGGAGTTGCTCATGATTTACTACAGCTTGCAGTCTGaacactacatacagtatacatagaggATGTACTATAGGTCAATTTGCAATATCCTGGTTGTTTGATGAACAATTAGAGCATTGTTCAACCAATTGCACCCTTCACTGGGAGAAGTATATAACGGAAGCACTAAAGGGAAAAACGAAAGCTTCtttcctttataaataaaatggtcaatctttaactgattatattgagggaaaaaaataattcattgtgCCACGCTCTTGTGTCAGGAGAACTTATGGAGATTATCCGTAGAGAAGGGAGACGCATGACAGCAGCTCAACCATCCGAAACCACAGTGGGGAACATGGTACGTCGGGTGCTGAAACTGATTCGTGAGGAGTATGGCAGGTAAGTTTCTTTCTTACACCACTTTCCTCAAGAAACATATTACAAAAATAGCCTTAGTAATACAGCTTGGGGAGGCCCACCAGACACTAGACTGTTTGGAGAACTTTAGCAGAGATGCATGTACATATAGGCTTCTAGTTATACTACTGGTAACCTTTTTCTCAGCTCTCCTATCTGGATTATCAGCATTTGcctgggaaaatgtattatgtgGATTAACAGCGTTTTTCAGCATCTGAACTAGGCAGGTGGCAACTAGACAACTTGATTAAGAAATTGTTCAACATTCTATTGCTTGTTGCCACCAGTTCAGCTAGTAAGGTACCACATAGGCCTCATCCTTTCCCCGAAGCAGTAATAACCCTTTTGGCTAACACTGCCATGGAAAGTGGATTGGAAAGAGAAAATATAGTAagatttatctgttttttttagttttaattactGTTTTGCATCACTTGACTTTCTATTCAGAACCAGTCCCATATCTTTCAAACCATACATATGTTGCTAGGAATGTAGGACACCATATGAATTTCAAACTGAAGACcaaaaaacaattgaaacaaaTAAAGGCCTGTTGCATATTCTTAtatactgaactacaacttccattcAATCCTGTCAGTTCTTAtacatcacactaaaagctaAGGTGATTTGCAAGTAACTGCATTGTCATGGCAATAAACACTGCTGCGTTTCACAGGCTGCACGGCTTCAGTgaggaaaatgaccagcaggagTCTCTACATAGGCTGGTTACAGTAGAAAAACTGAGCGATGATTTTAATACACCACTTCCTCTGCTGAAAGCCAATGTCATTGAGGCAGTTAATGAGCTGCTGATAGAACTGGGTGAGAATCAATTTCCAAAGTATTGTTAATGACAATACCCTccatgtaacaattttttttccaacctcTTGTTTTGCTTCTATCTCCTTTTAGAGGGAACCACTGATAATATTGCAATTCAGGCCAAAGAGCACATTCACTCAAATGAAGTCATCATGACCATTGGACGATCGCGCACAGTGCAGCTGTTTTTGGAGGAAGCCGCTCGCAAACGCAAATTCCATGTTATTGTGGCAGAGTGTGCACCCTTTTGTCAGGTAGATGACAGATTCATTTTCAACCTGTTTGCTAGCTTTTGACAGTCTGCACTTACTAGAGCAGTGCAAGTAAGGAGAGTGTTGGACAGGTGAAATCGTTTGAATGTTATGTTCTCTCTCTTAGGGACATGAAATGGCGGCCAGCTTGTCAAAAGCTGGGATTGAAACCACTGTGATTCCAGATGCTGCTATTTTTGCTGTCATGTCAAGGGTGAATAAGGTATGAACATGGCAATCACATTGTATATTTAGATAGATTATATACAGCAGACAAAGACATTTTATCCATTACAGGTTATAATTGGTACCAAGACCATTCTTGCCAATGGCTCATTGCGTGCAGTATCTGGGACACATACATTGGCCTTAGCAGCGAAGCATCACTCAACTCCTCTGATAGTCTGTGCACCAATGTTCAAGCTTTCCCCACAGGTAAACCATGTATCTGTTAATTCCATGATATTCTCTTTTGTTAGGTATATTTATTGGGTAGACTGGAAGTCCAGTCAAttaattttttgctttgttttttgtcTCCAGTTCCCCAATGAAGAAGATTCCTTTCACAAGTTTGTATCACCACAGGAAGTGCTGCCATTTTCAGAAGGTATTGTTAAGGTCAAAAAATTAGCATACAGCAGGGACAGAGAGGCCATCAGAAAGAACTGTGTATTTCATCATATGCACAAAGGGCcctttttttactaaaattatatttttcaaacaattacCAATGTAAATGAAACTATTTACGGAAAAGCAAACTGTTTAAGTATTTGGTGGTTCCACCATTTGCTGTAATCACAGCTAGCCTTTGTATGGCATCATTTATGCAGAAGCTGAGGAGAGCATATCCAGAAGGGTCTGGTGTTTTATTGTATGTCACTTGAGACAGCCATCCTGGATGAACTTAGTCAGCAACTTCATGGATTCCTGTTTAGAACAATCTTC
The sequence above is a segment of the Xenopus laevis strain J_2021 chromosome 8L, Xenopus_laevis_v10.1, whole genome shotgun sequence genome. Coding sequences within it:
- the eif2b2.L gene encoding eukaryotic translation initiation factor 2B subunit beta L homeolog isoform X1, with amino-acid sequence MPGITEKESELSERIEAFVAELKRGGGRPSSDETARETVGLLRRIIAQARWGNAGELMEIIRREGRRMTAAQPSETTVGNMVRRVLKLIREEYGRLHGFSEENDQQESLHRLVTVEKLSDDFNTPLPLLKANVIEAVNELLIELEGTTDNIAIQAKEHIHSNEVIMTIGRSRTVQLFLEEAARKRKFHVIVAECAPFCQGHEMAASLSKAGIETTVIPDAAIFAVMSRVNKVIIGTKTILANGSLRAVSGTHTLALAAKHHSTPLIVCAPMFKLSPQFPNEEDSFHKFVSPQEVLPFSEGEILSQVSAYCPIFDHVPPELITLFISNIGGNAPSYIYRLMSELYHPSDHEL
- the eif2b2.L gene encoding eukaryotic translation initiation factor 2B subunit beta L homeolog yields the protein MPGITEKESELSERIEAFVAELKRGGGRPSSDETARETVGLLRRIIAQARWGNAGELMEIIRREGRRMTAAQPSETTVGNMVRRVLKLIREEYGRLHGFSEENDQQESLHRLVTVEKLSDDFNTPLPLLKANVIEAVNELLIELEGTTDNIAIQAKEHIHSNEVIMTIGRSRTVQLFLEEAARKRKFHVIVAECAPFCQGHEMAASLSKAGIETTVIPDAAIFAVMSRVNKFPNEEDSFHKFVSPQEVLPFSEGEILSQVSAYCPIFDHVPPELITLFISNIGGNAPSYIYRLMSELYHPSDHEL